The Elusimicrobiota bacterium region TAGGCATTCTGGGCAATAAAGTGCTGCCGGTAGTAGAAATTGTTCCCATAAAGGGTAAATTTTACGACTTCAAAGCCAAATATGCAAAAGGCGGCTCAAAACATATTGTCCCGGCCAAGCTTGATAAGGAAACTACAAAACTGGTTCAGGCTGCAGCAAAAAAAGCTTTTGATGCCGTAGGATGCAAGGCAGTTGCGAGAATTGATTTTCGTTTAACGCCCGACAATAAGCCCTACATTCTGGAGATAAATACGCTGCCCGGGCTTACCCAGACATCTTTATTGCCGGATGCTGCAAAAGCCGCGGGTTTCAGTTTTTTAGAAATGGTGCTGGAGATAATAAAGAGCTCTCTATAAATTATGTTTAAACGAAAATCAAAAAGCAGGTTCATTCCCAAGGCAAGGGCCTCAAACAAGTTCACCCCTAGATACAGGCATCATTTCAGGGTAAGGACTAAAATCCTCAGACGAACAGTGTCAAGAACAACAAATAATATTAAGGTCATTTTAACAGCTGGGATTATTTCATTCGGGCTGGTATTCGGCGCTTATAAACTTTACAATTTTCTTTTTATGACAACAAAATTCAACATAAAAAATATCTCGGTTGAGGGCCTCAAATCAATCCCTGAACAAAAATTTTATGAAATCCTGCCGGTTAAACCCGGGGACAACCTTTTTAAAACCTATTTTATGAAAACAGAAAAAAGGATAATAACGGAATTTCCCGTGGTTAAAACACTTTCCATCCGCAGGGACATTCCCGACACGATCAGGTGTATTGTTACTGAAAGAAAACCGGTTGCCTGGCTGAAAGATAACTCTGAAACAAGATTTGTTGACAACGAAAATGTCTGTTTCACGGTTGAAACCAGCACTCCGCAAACGGTGCCATATATTGAAGTTGAATCTGACATTACCCGCAAGCAGGCTGTGCAGTTGCTTGATTACTTGAAATGCAGGAAAAACAATTTGTATTTAAGCACATTAAAATTGTATAATGTGAGGGACCGAGTTACGCTTGTTTTGAACGATAATACAAAGATTTTCTGGGGATTTCCCGATAGGGAAGAATTCGAAGCAAAATTGGATTATCTTGAAAAAACCCTTAAAAAAGCAAAAACAGATTTTGCAAATATCGAGTATATAGACCTCAAACTCTTCCAAGAAGGAAGAATAGTAGTTAAGCCCCGGGAGGCAAGATGGCAAGAGAAGAATTAATTTGCGGCCTGGATATAGGCTCAAGCCAGATAACCTGCGTTGTAGGTAAAACCGATGCCTACAAAGATTCCATAGAAGTTGTTTCCTCATCCAGAATAGCCTGCCGAGGCGTTATCGGCGGGGTGGTAGTAAACATTAATGAAACCGCTTTGGGAGTAAAAAAAGTTATTGAAGAAGCGGAAGAAAAAATTGACGCAATGATCCACGATGTCTATTTAGGCATCCGCGGTTCGCACGTAGAAACAGTAAACAATAAAGGCGTTCACGCTATTTTAAGGACCGACAAAGAAATTACCGCAGAAGATGTCACCAGCGTAATAGAAAATGCAAAAGCGATCCCCATGTCTTCCGACAGGGTTATAATAGACACAATCCCGCAGCAATTTCAGATTGACAGGCAAAAAGGAGTTCACGATCCTACCGGAATGGAAGGCAACCACCTGGAAGTAAATATACATATTATCACCGCATCCAGCACAACTTTAAATAACATTTATAAATCTGTGGCCCAGGCGGGATTTTCGATAATCGAGCCTCCTGTTTACGGGCTTGTTGCCGTTGGCAATGTTGTAGTTACCAATGAAGAAAAAGAGCTTGGCTGCCTGATGGTAGATTTAGGCGGACAGACAACCGGCCTGGTTTTTTACGGTGAAAACTGTATTAAATCCAGCAAAGAACTTACTATAGGCTGCGACTTGATTACAAAAGATATTTCTCACGGATTAAAGACTTCCCTCCTGCAGGCAAAGGAAATTAAGGAGCGCCACGGTGTTGCTTTTCCCAGCATGCTTAAAGGAAATGAAAATATTGATTATATCGGCGTTGACGGCAGGATAATGAAAACAACAAACAGAAAAGAGTTAGCCGAATACATTGCGTCGCGGCTCGAAGAGCTTTTTGAAAAAATATCCGAAGAGATTGAGAACCAGGATATAACACCTCCGGGAATTATTCTTACCGGCGGCGGATCCATGCTTGAAGGTATCGATAAAGCCTGTGAAAAAGTTACGGGCATAGAAACCCGCCTTGGGCTACCGCAGGGCATAAGAGGGCCCAACGAGATAACTTCAAACCCCGCGTTCGCAACAGCAATTGGATTATTGAAATATAGCCCGGGCCAGGAAGAAACCCGCAGGCCGGGAATGAAAAGTATCAGCAGGATGCCCATGTGGCGTAAACTAAGGGACATGTTTAAGTGAAAATAAAATTACGTTTTGATTCTGAACCTTCCAATGATAAAGGCGCCATAATAAAAGTTGTCGGAGTAGGCGGCGCCGGCGGAAATGCCGTTAACAGGATGATTGCAACAGGAGTTAAGGGCGTTGAGTTCATTGTTGCCAATACTGACAAACAGGTTCTTTTAAAATCTGAAGCACCCATAAAAATTCAAATAGGGCCCAAGCTTACCCGCGGGCTGGGTGTCGGCGGAGACCCCGAAAAAGGCAGAAAAGCCGCCGAAGAAAGTTATGAAGAGATTAAAAGCGAGCTAGCCGGCGCAGACATGGTTTTTGTTACGGCGGGCATGGGTAAAGGGACCGGAACCGGCGCGGCTCCTCTGGTCGCAGAAATTGCAAAATCCCTGGGAGCTTTGACGGTGGGCGTAGTAACAAAACCTTTCAGTTTTGAAGGGGACCTAAAAGCAAACCTGGCAGAAGAAGGCATAACAAAAATACGTGAAGTTACAGATACTCTTCTTGTTATACCAAACGCAAAATTAGAAGGAATTAAAGAAAATATAACATTACCTGAAGCATTCCGCCTCGCCGACGATGTTTTAAGGCAGGCAATCCAGTCTATTACCGATGTGATAACTTCAACCGGCGAAATGAATATCGATTTTGCCGACGTTAAAAAAATGATGTCAGGCGCGGGTGAAGCCCACATGGGTGTCGGTGAAGGCGAAGGCCCGACGCGCACAATCGATGCAGTCACGATGGCTTTAAGGTCGCCGCTTTTTGAAAATGTAACCATAGAAGGCGCAAAAGGAGTGCTCGTTAACTTTACAACCGCACCTGACCTTACTTTAGTTGAGTTCACTGAGGCCATGGAATTGATAAAAGAACTCGTAAGTTCCGACGCTATTACGCATTTCGGCCATGTAATAGCGCACGACCTGGGAACAAAGATAAAAGTTACAGTCATAGCTACTGGATTCCCTGTCAGCAAATCTTATGGTTCAAAAAGACGCACAATACTGCCGGCAGAATCTGAAAATAGAAAAAGCAACGCGCCTTCCCTTAACTCCATAAGCATGATTGATTCTGAAGATATGGGAAAACCGGCATATTTACGTTTTAAAAATAGAAAATTAAAATAACTTTTGAGGAAAAACTATGGAACTGTTAACATTATTTGATGAAATGTTAAGAAAAGGCGCTTCCGATATGCATATAAGGGCGAATTCCAGGCCCTATTTGAGAATTGACGGTGATCTTCACCCGATTGATGAAAATGTTATTGTGCAGGGCTCTGAAATTGAACAGATGATTTCAGGTTTGATGAACGAAGGACAAAAAAGAGCATTTTACTCAAAGTATGAATGCGACCTTGCCGTAACCATGGAAAACAAAGGCCGGTTCAGGATAAATGTATATAAACAAAGAGGCGAACTTAATATTGCTATCAGGCATGTTCCTATTCAAATACCTACAATCGAACAATTGGGTTTGCCTAACGTAATTAAAAAACTTGCTGAAAATGACAGAGGGCTGGTGCTGGTAACCGGGCCAACCGGATGTGGAAAATCTTCCACGCTGGCATCAATGATCGACCATGTTAATACAAACTTTGCTTATCACATTATCACGATAGAAGATCCGCTTGAGTTTATTCACAATGATAAAAAATCCATTATCAGCCAGAGAGAACTTAATATAGATACACTTAATTATCCGGAGGCTCTGAAAAATGTCGTTCGCCAGGACCCCGATGTAGTGCTTATCGGAGAGATGCGCGACCTGGATACAATGCAGGCGGCTATGACAGCCGCTCAGCTGGGGCATTTTGTTTTATCTACAATCCACACCATAGATACTATCCAGACTGTAAGCAGGGTTGTTGATATGTTTCCTCCTCACCAGCAAACGCAGATTAGATATCAGTTTGCGGATACGCTTAAAGGCATAATTTCCCAAAGGCTTATACCCAAGGCAAACGGCAAAGGGCTGGTGCCGGCTGTTGAGGTGCTTGTTGCAACGCCGATAGTTAAAAAATATATTGAAGAGAATAATCTTTCCGAACTAAAGAATATAATAAAGCAGGGCCAATATTACGGCATGCAGATGTTTGACCAGGCAATTTTAAAGCTTTATCAGGAAGGAAAAATAAAGCTGGAAGACGGCCTGGCAGCAGCTACCAGCCCGGAAGACCTGCTGCTTTCTGTCAGAGGAATCCAGTCCTCTGTTGAATCAGCGACTGTTATTACTTCAGGCATAACCCTGGAACGCTTTGATAATAAGAAGTAATGTGGAAGACCGAAGGCAACCTCGCATTCAGTACGCTCATCTCATGCTTCGATTCGCGGATAACCCATTTCACTACAACAAAACTTTCAGGAAATATTACCCACCCCTTATTAACTTCATCCAAACAAGTCCACGATAAAAAAATAAAAATTGTTAAGAGTATTTCCGATGCGCATAGCTATGAAGGCTATGACGGTTTTATTACCGGAGTAAAAGGAATTCCTTTAGGAATTTTTACAGCTGACTGCGTTTCTGTGTTTCTGGCGGAAAAATCCGGTAAGTGCGCCGCAATTTTACACGCCGGCTGGAAAGGGCTGTATACTGGAATTATAGAAAATGGCGTAGAAATGCTTTTAGAAAATTTTGGGGTTGAAAGTTCTGGCCTTGTTGCTGCGATTGGGCCGCATATCTGTGAAAAATGCTATGAAGTTGGCGAGGAATTCGCCGGATATTTCCCCAATAGTTACAAAAACGGTTATTTAAACTTATCAAATGAAGCTATTTTGCGCTTGAAAGCAAAAAACATTCCTGAAAATAATATTGATTGTATCGACTCCAAAGATTTCTGCACTTTACACAACCCTAATCTGTTTTTTTCCTACCGCCAAGGTGAAAAAACCTCAAGAATGCTCTCCCTCATAATGTTAAAATAAAGAATTATTTCCGTTGATTTTGCTTATTTAAATTTATATAATCACATATCCTTTTTGAACACAATTTAAAGACGCTATAATTGCCGGGAAACATGGTAAAAATTCCATCATTAGAAAATAGAAACTTTATTTTTCTGTCCGAATTGATTGGCCTGCCTGTCTTTGATAACAAAACCCAGAAAAAAATAGGAACCATCCAGGATTTATCAGCCACCACAAAAGAAGTATATCCCAGAATCACCGGCCTGCTTGTCCAGGACGGCAAAAAATACTACTTCCCCTGGTCAAAAGTTGCCTCTTTGGAATATAATGTAGTAGTGGTAAAGGATATCGAAGAAACAGACAGAAGAGAATTCAATCCTACCGAATGCGACATACTGCTGAAAGAAACTTTCTGGGACAAACAAATCGTTAACATATCCGGCTCAAACCTGGTACGCGTAAACGACCTGCACATGCTCAAAGAAAACGCAAACCTGTGGGTAGCGCACGTTGATGTGGGTTTTCGCGGATTATTAAGGCGGCTGGGCTGGGAAGAAACTTTTTGCTCTGTTTCTGAATGGCTTTTTTCCTACAAAATTGAAAATAATCTTATTTCCTGGAAATTTGTCCAGTCTACAGGAACGGACACTGCCTGCTTTCCTATGAAACTACAGCTTTCTCACGAAAAATTATCCGAAATTCACCCTGTAGACCTGGCAGAAATCCTTATGGACCTGGGGCTCAACGAAAGAATAACCATTTTCCGTTCGATGAACACAGTCATAGCTGCACGAACCCTGCAAGAGCTTCCAAGAAAAGTACAGATTGAACTGCTTGAATCGCTGACAAAAGAACAAGTTGTAAACATTTTGTCAGAAATGCCTGTTGACGAAGTTGTTGACCTTTTAGGCAGCCTTTCAGAAAAAGCCCAGCATTCAATTCTTTATAATATGAAAAAAGACAGGGCTAACGAGATTCGCAGCCTGCTCACGCATTCGGAAAAAGTAGCCGGCGCTTTAA contains the following coding sequences:
- the ftsA gene encoding cell division protein FtsA, whose product is MAREELICGLDIGSSQITCVVGKTDAYKDSIEVVSSSRIACRGVIGGVVVNINETALGVKKVIEEAEEKIDAMIHDVYLGIRGSHVETVNNKGVHAILRTDKEITAEDVTSVIENAKAIPMSSDRVIIDTIPQQFQIDRQKGVHDPTGMEGNHLEVNIHIITASSTTLNNIYKSVAQAGFSIIEPPVYGLVAVGNVVVTNEEKELGCLMVDLGGQTTGLVFYGENCIKSSKELTIGCDLITKDISHGLKTSLLQAKEIKERHGVAFPSMLKGNENIDYIGVDGRIMKTTNRKELAEYIASRLEELFEKISEEIENQDITPPGIILTGGGSMLEGIDKACEKVTGIETRLGLPQGIRGPNEITSNPAFATAIGLLKYSPGQEETRRPGMKSISRMPMWRKLRDMFK
- a CDS encoding FtsQ-type POTRA domain-containing protein, whose protein sequence is MFKRKSKSRFIPKARASNKFTPRYRHHFRVRTKILRRTVSRTTNNIKVILTAGIISFGLVFGAYKLYNFLFMTTKFNIKNISVEGLKSIPEQKFYEILPVKPGDNLFKTYFMKTEKRIITEFPVVKTLSIRRDIPDTIRCIVTERKPVAWLKDNSETRFVDNENVCFTVETSTPQTVPYIEVESDITRKQAVQLLDYLKCRKNNLYLSTLKLYNVRDRVTLVLNDNTKIFWGFPDREEFEAKLDYLEKTLKKAKTDFANIEYIDLKLFQEGRIVVKPREARWQEKN
- a CDS encoding PilT/PilU family type 4a pilus ATPase, with product MELLTLFDEMLRKGASDMHIRANSRPYLRIDGDLHPIDENVIVQGSEIEQMISGLMNEGQKRAFYSKYECDLAVTMENKGRFRINVYKQRGELNIAIRHVPIQIPTIEQLGLPNVIKKLAENDRGLVLVTGPTGCGKSSTLASMIDHVNTNFAYHIITIEDPLEFIHNDKKSIISQRELNIDTLNYPEALKNVVRQDPDVVLIGEMRDLDTMQAAMTAAQLGHFVLSTIHTIDTIQTVSRVVDMFPPHQQTQIRYQFADTLKGIISQRLIPKANGKGLVPAVEVLVATPIVKKYIEENNLSELKNIIKQGQYYGMQMFDQAILKLYQEGKIKLEDGLAAATSPEDLLLSVRGIQSSVESATVITSGITLERFDNKK
- a CDS encoding polyphenol oxidase family protein; protein product: MWKTEGNLAFSTLISCFDSRITHFTTTKLSGNITHPLLTSSKQVHDKKIKIVKSISDAHSYEGYDGFITGVKGIPLGIFTADCVSVFLAEKSGKCAAILHAGWKGLYTGIIENGVEMLLENFGVESSGLVAAIGPHICEKCYEVGEEFAGYFPNSYKNGYLNLSNEAILRLKAKNIPENNIDCIDSKDFCTLHNPNLFFSYRQGEKTSRMLSLIMLK
- the ftsZ gene encoding cell division protein FtsZ — translated: MKLRFDSEPSNDKGAIIKVVGVGGAGGNAVNRMIATGVKGVEFIVANTDKQVLLKSEAPIKIQIGPKLTRGLGVGGDPEKGRKAAEESYEEIKSELAGADMVFVTAGMGKGTGTGAAPLVAEIAKSLGALTVGVVTKPFSFEGDLKANLAEEGITKIREVTDTLLVIPNAKLEGIKENITLPEAFRLADDVLRQAIQSITDVITSTGEMNIDFADVKKMMSGAGEAHMGVGEGEGPTRTIDAVTMALRSPLFENVTIEGAKGVLVNFTTAPDLTLVEFTEAMELIKELVSSDAITHFGHVIAHDLGTKIKVTVIATGFPVSKSYGSKRRTILPAESENRKSNAPSLNSISMIDSEDMGKPAYLRFKNRKLK
- a CDS encoding CBS domain-containing protein produces the protein MVKIPSLENRNFIFLSELIGLPVFDNKTQKKIGTIQDLSATTKEVYPRITGLLVQDGKKYYFPWSKVASLEYNVVVVKDIEETDRREFNPTECDILLKETFWDKQIVNISGSNLVRVNDLHMLKENANLWVAHVDVGFRGLLRRLGWEETFCSVSEWLFSYKIENNLISWKFVQSTGTDTACFPMKLQLSHEKLSEIHPVDLAEILMDLGLNERITIFRSMNTVIAARTLQELPRKVQIELLESLTKEQVVNILSEMPVDEVVDLLGSLSEKAQHSILYNMKKDRANEIRSLLTHSEKVAGALMNTDFIAVPATWTVEQALNLVKERSKTAENLYYLYAVDNKETLVGALTLRQLFQNEPTRQIAEIMKKRVLKAKIDTNRKKVAVLFVKYNFNVLPVVDKQNKLKGIITIKDALEAAYPEIKEDAEVK